In the Piscinibacter sp. XHJ-5 genome, one interval contains:
- a CDS encoding group 1 truncated hemoglobin, with translation MKPKTFLCACAVSLGVLTTTPACAQALYKPAVPADDSLYRQLGGQPGLVRLMDDFMQRLLADARMRPFFKDVDQAHVKEQLVTQFCEVSGGPCKLQGPDMKQVHDGFDIDRAGFNALVEVLQQAMDAQGIAFSAQNRLLAQLAPMHRDIVNVK, from the coding sequence ATGAAACCGAAGACCTTCCTCTGCGCCTGCGCCGTCAGCCTGGGCGTGCTGACGACGACACCGGCCTGCGCGCAGGCCCTGTACAAGCCGGCAGTTCCCGCCGACGACTCGCTGTACCGCCAGCTCGGCGGCCAGCCGGGCCTGGTCAGGCTGATGGACGACTTCATGCAGCGCCTTCTTGCCGACGCGCGCATGCGACCCTTCTTCAAGGACGTCGACCAGGCGCATGTGAAGGAGCAGCTCGTGACGCAGTTCTGCGAGGTGTCCGGCGGTCCCTGCAAGCTGCAGGGACCCGACATGAAGCAGGTGCACGACGGCTTCGACATCGACCGTGCCGGCTTCAACGCGCTCGTCGAGGTGCTGCAGCAGGCGATGGACGCGCAAGGGATCGCCTTCAGCGCGCAGAACCGCCTGCTGGCGCAACTCG
- the dinB gene encoding DNA polymerase IV: MSCPPPRLIAHLDMDAFYASVELLRYPDLRGHAVVIGGGRAHAPVRLADGTRRYARLREYTGRGVITTATYEARALGAHSGMGVMKAAQLAPDAVLLPVDFDEYRKYSRLFKAAVRTVAPLVEDRGIDEIYIDLTDVPGAQADAGLAAARALKSAVRDATGLACSIGVTPNKLLSKICSDLDKPDGLTLLSMADIPTRIWPLPAKKINGIGPKATEKLSGLGIHTIGDLAAADPSFLVAQFGKSYGAWMHEAAHGRDDRPVVTYSEPKSISRETTFERDLHAVRDRAALGAIFTELCVELAGDLSRKGYASKTIGIKLRFDDFRIVTRDLTLAAHTMDARTIRRAAGECLKRVDLSRRLRLLGVRAGTLARLADLVAPHPQEEPPAAQAQEEPPLYGLPLFDAPPEPGS; this comes from the coding sequence ATGTCCTGTCCGCCGCCACGCCTGATCGCCCATCTCGACATGGATGCGTTCTATGCCTCGGTGGAGCTGTTGCGCTATCCCGATCTGCGCGGCCACGCCGTGGTCATCGGCGGCGGGCGTGCGCACGCGCCGGTGCGGCTCGCCGACGGCACGCGCCGCTACGCGCGGCTGCGCGAGTACACCGGTCGTGGCGTGATCACCACCGCCACCTATGAGGCGCGCGCCCTGGGCGCGCACTCCGGCATGGGCGTGATGAAGGCCGCGCAGCTCGCGCCCGACGCCGTGCTGCTGCCGGTGGATTTCGACGAGTACCGCAAGTACTCACGCCTGTTCAAGGCCGCGGTGCGGACGGTCGCGCCGCTCGTCGAAGACCGGGGCATCGACGAGATCTACATCGACCTCACCGATGTGCCGGGCGCGCAGGCCGATGCCGGCCTGGCTGCGGCGCGGGCGCTCAAGAGCGCCGTGCGCGACGCCACGGGGCTCGCCTGCTCCATCGGCGTCACGCCGAACAAGCTGCTGTCCAAGATCTGCTCCGACCTCGACAAGCCCGATGGCCTCACGCTGCTCTCGATGGCGGACATCCCCACGCGCATCTGGCCTCTGCCGGCGAAGAAGATCAACGGCATCGGTCCCAAGGCCACCGAGAAGCTGTCCGGTCTCGGCATTCACACCATCGGCGACCTCGCCGCCGCCGATCCGTCCTTCCTGGTCGCGCAGTTCGGCAAGAGCTACGGCGCGTGGATGCACGAGGCCGCGCACGGACGCGACGACCGTCCGGTGGTCACCTACAGCGAGCCCAAGTCCATCAGCCGCGAGACGACGTTCGAGCGCGACCTGCACGCGGTGCGCGACCGTGCCGCGCTCGGGGCCATCTTCACCGAGCTGTGCGTGGAGCTGGCCGGCGACCTGTCGCGCAAGGGCTATGCGAGCAAGACCATCGGCATCAAGCTGCGCTTCGACGACTTCAGGATCGTCACGCGCGACCTGACCCTCGCGGCGCACACCATGGACGCCCGCACCATCCGGCGCGCCGCCGGCGAGTGCCTCAAGCGGGTCGACCTCTCGCGCCGTCTGCGCCTTCTGGGCGTACGCGCCGGCACGCTTGCGCGGCTGGCCGACCTGGTGGCGCCCCACCCGCAGGAAGAGCCGCCCGCTGCACAGGCGCAGGAGGAACCGCCGCTGTACGGGCTGCCGCTGTTCGATGCGCCGCCCGAACCGGGTTCGTGA
- a CDS encoding DUF3034 family protein — translation MRHPRRRAAIACVWALAAGTVCAQAGPAPAPFGHGSGKLLLTGGVGSIDGAAGGGLTPWAVIGSYATERQVGATAHLTRARTKDYALTAGGAVVGIADRVELSLARQELDTGPAGAALGLPGLRLKQDIAGVKWRVAGDAVLDSDSPMPQIALGLQHKRTGAGDLAPTLALLGAKTHGTDVHVSATKLLLAQALLLNGTLRATRANQNGLLGFGGTVRTGYSFQPELSVAWLLRRDIAIGAEYRAKPDNLNPSVLGDALKEDDWADVFVAWAPSKYLSLTLAYVDLGRVVPGIVARRQTGTYASLQLAY, via the coding sequence ATGCGCCACCCGCGACGACGAGCCGCCATCGCCTGCGTGTGGGCCCTGGCGGCCGGGACTGTATGTGCCCAGGCAGGACCGGCGCCTGCGCCTTTCGGCCATGGCAGCGGCAAGCTGCTGCTCACCGGCGGGGTCGGCAGCATCGACGGCGCGGCCGGCGGCGGGCTCACGCCCTGGGCGGTGATCGGCAGCTACGCCACCGAGCGCCAGGTCGGCGCCACAGCACACCTGACGCGCGCGAGGACGAAGGACTATGCCCTGACGGCCGGCGGCGCCGTGGTGGGCATCGCCGATCGCGTGGAGCTGTCGCTGGCTCGCCAGGAGCTCGACACCGGCCCGGCCGGCGCGGCGCTGGGCCTGCCCGGCCTGCGCCTGAAGCAGGACATTGCCGGCGTGAAGTGGCGTGTCGCGGGCGACGCCGTGCTCGACAGCGACAGCCCGATGCCACAGATCGCGCTGGGCCTGCAGCACAAGCGCACCGGCGCGGGCGATCTCGCGCCGACGCTTGCCCTGCTGGGCGCGAAGACGCACGGCACCGATGTCCATGTCAGCGCAACCAAGTTGCTGCTGGCGCAAGCCCTGCTGCTCAACGGCACGCTGCGCGCGACCCGGGCCAACCAGAACGGCCTGCTGGGCTTCGGCGGAACCGTCCGCACGGGCTACTCGTTCCAGCCCGAGCTCTCGGTGGCGTGGCTGCTGCGCAGAGACATCGCGATCGGCGCCGAGTACCGCGCCAAGCCCGACAACCTCAACCCGTCGGTGCTCGGCGATGCGCTGAAAGAAGACGACTGGGCTGATGTGTTCGTCGCCTGGGCGCCGTCCAAATACCTGTCGCTGACGCTGGCGTACGTGGACCTCGGGCGCGTCGTGCCGGGCATCGTCGCGCGGCGCCAGACCGGCACCTATGCGTCGTTGCAGCTCGCGTACTGA